The window gaacaatgttaGGTCATATTTCATACCATCTCTAACCGTagggggccaaagggccatacaCCAAACATAACCCTTTCACAAAAAATCATTTCCAACCAAGCGGGCCAAAGGATTATAGGTCAAACAtagtttaatattttaattgaatttattaAACTTAAACgacattattaaaaaaaataaaaaaataaaaaacttaagaCCCtgctccatgcttcttttggcccaaagatgtgcaacaataCCCTATTGTAGGTAGTTGTTTGTGGCATGCAAACGTATCATCTATGGCGCCTCATGTACccatttaaagagatattaccaGTTCTTGGATCCAAAGGCAAATTTGGATCATCTTGGTCGTCATCAGACTTTCTATCAATATAGCcatctcgctcatcctccacaatcatgttgtgtaatatgatgcacgacatcatgatggagttcaATTTAtctcgactccaccctcttgGCGATTCCTTAATGATATTCTaccgtgcttgtagaataccgaaagcTCTCAACATCTTTTCGGTATGCATCTTGGTGTAAAGTAAACCACCTTTGGGCGCATCCACATGGTTTgcaattgcttggacaagtgtcgcccactttgggtcacctgccaagtaataccccatattgtacTGACGTCTGTTGATGTAGTAGTTAAGTTGAGGTGATTTACCTTCCATCAGATTATTGAAGAGAGGTGAATGCCCGAGTACTGTAATGTCATATTGGGATCCTAGGACTTCAAAGAAAGTATGTCAGATTCATGTGTCAAACGAGGCAATCACCTCTAATACAATGTTGGCTTTCTCGATCTTTCGTTAAAACCTCATTCCATCCGGTGTGACAGTTCTTTCACTGCCAATGCATGCaatctaatgaccctatcatgccaAGAAAGCCACATTTTTCAGCTTTGCAAAGGAGCCGATCCATATCTACTTGATTTGGTTCACGGAGTTACTCCTCTTTGTAAATCTGAACAACTGCGTGACAGAATTCAACAAGATTATCAAAGCATGTAGATTCAGATATACCATGTGTATCATCCATTGCATCAATTGGGGAGGCATAAGCCAGCATTTGAAGTGCAATAGTAATCTTTTGCTGAGATGAAAAACCAGGGCACCCTGGGGGGGCGTTTTTAgttaaattttcattatttgaaCTGAGGTTTTCCCAATTTGGGCGATTGATTGTTTTGTACAGTTAATTTGGGGGAAATTAACGAATTAAGCTTTAGGGTTGTGTAATTACATGTATTTTGAAGTTCATTTTGTTCATGGTTTGTTCGATTCATTTGTGCATATTGTGTACTTATCGAGTGCGTGTGCTTTTGATAATGGGTTGTGCATACTGTGTACATATTTTGTGCATGAGCTTTTGATATTGGACTGAACAAATTCTAGGCAAGTCGAATGGTCTaggtttaattaataatataaataaggaGGTGTGTCATTAATGTACCTACACAACTACTATACTAAACTTATCCTTACCACATACTGGCATAATAACCAaacgaaataattaaaaaaacctaACCATGCAAGCACGCCACAGTCATGATTGCCCACGAAACCCAACATTGGGTTTAGAAAAATCTGGACAATCTAACTGATGCACATGTCATGTTTATGATATGTACAATTTCTCTTGAATTTCCTTATAGTTATCTTAATACATGACTTTTAAATTGGAGTaagtgttgtaggcataatttgctgaacaattatggaggccagagAGAGGGAGGTGCGGCACATAGAGAGAAAACAGAGAGCTATGTACTTGTGAGGTGTCTtatattccaccccattgtgcctttatttatagtagtaggaaaagttaaatccttaccctaattGAAGGCATACAATGAATGTTTGTGTGAGATCCCAATAATTCATTATTgaaaaagagaaatatttgGAAAATCTTGTTAAGCTTATTTATTGAGAATTTATTCTTGAAAAGATAGTGGAGGTGACTACGAGTTCATCTTTCAGATGACTTTTCAGAGCTTGGGcgaatttttaattgaatttacAAGCTGTGGCTGGCAAGCCACATGACGGCTCTTGGAGATAACAGCAAAATGATGTGTTGGCTGAATGTGGTTGCTCTctggatcttctttgtgaggattttgaaattttttaagttgtgttcatttatcgtacattgtgcgatcagtttttgttagatattatttatgtttatttttaaataaaatatttctaattatacaatgtacgataaattGACATGATTTGAGGATCCTTGGAATCCTCAAAAAGAGGATATAGAGAGGATTCTCATTCGTGTTGGCTTATATGGTTGCCAAGTCTTCCACTTGGCAGGTTTCAGTTGGAcctcaagaagaagaaataagctcgccgtggtttggtcgAACAAcggctcaaaagtggctaaccattttcgagcagttttccggccaaaccatggcgatttagcagtaaagaaagataccattctcttcgtctcgtcgagaagtatgattttcatttttgaatcactcgatttggttgagtattgaagaagttgtgaacgtttaaagtttacctagttgccggcgagtttttcagttttcttgcggaccagtcacctttcaggctattttccggccatctccggcaatcattgggcttccaaataggtataatcttgttctacactttcttatcttcattttaatatattatgggtcgaatttggttaagaatcaattaagttacgaagctttgaaaattgcccaaagagtttttaacagaatgaccaaaatcatggatgatggacaatctcagggaccaattttattgattttcaatctcagtgaccacttctattgatcatgcaaatctcaaggaccattttgtataataaccccaTCTGTAATGTTCTTATAAATGGTTTTGCAAAAACAGGTGATGTGGAAGCTGCTTGCGACATGTTGATATTTCGTCTTGCTGAGATTGTTTCGTGAAGATTTAATCGGAGGGTTTTGCATGAACTGCCCCCAAAGAATGGCTAAAATGTTAAACGATGTCATCCCAGAAGTAACTGATATAATATAATGACATGTTTACTGATCCTTAATCCGGCAAGGAAGAAACAAATCCGGCATGGAGGATAGTATCCTAGGAACGTTCGGACATTCACCACACGATAATACAACCGAAAAAGACCAATTATATTTATCTTTAGCAATGACAATGGGATTGTTGAGGGCCGTATGGCTTTCACTGAAACAGATAATTTTCTCCATTACCTGTAAATGAAGTAATTTAAACATTCAGAGCAACCTGATcttgcaatttttttctttccaacctTTTTGTCATTAACTACACAATTTTTAGGCTTCCTCTCTACTCTTCCGGGCCCCAAAACAATGTGTTCCTTCTTCTTCCGGCGAGACATGAGAGGGTCTATTTAGAACAGCTTCATTGGCATCTTTTCTCCTCTTCTTTGCCAACTTCTTAGGTTGTACATCAGAATTCTGATGTCGGGCTTCTCGTTCGGTTTCTGCTGATTTGATCTTCAGCAGATAGCTATGCCTTCGTCTCAAAAATCTGAAGCTCCGAAGAGAAAAGCAAATTAGTATATCCTACTTGCGGACAGAAAACATTGACATACACAAACCAGAAGAACAAAATCGTACCGAGTTTCTGCCAAAAGAATGTCTCTCTTCTGCTTTGCAGCttgcaatttcttcttctttgatacAAATTCCTATCAAAACATAAAACGAAACAATGTTCATACTCATTCATACGATAAAAAAACACAGAAATTAACCCGATTAAATTCCGTTTCGTCCACCTAGTGTTCAACGGATTGCTTCCAAACTTTAGCAATATAAAGACAAGTACTTGATTTTGAATTCATTGGAGATTTAAGATCCTAGAAAATTGAAGCTTTCCTATAACTGTTAGTCTAGCATACGCTGGTTAGGTCAGTAGGCAGGGCAGTGTGCCCGACTCTTGTACTAAAGTTCGAATTTCTGTCCCGTAAGCTAGAGTAGTTTAGAATTTAAATTATACATTGTCTTGTCAGAAAACTGTCAATCTAACATTGGAGTTGGTAGTTTATTCTGTCGATTCAGAATTATTCTCATTCTTCTTCTCAATCACAACAAACTAACTAGAATATCAAACAAGCATGATaactaaacaaaattttgacaagacttaaacaaaacaaaaaacaaaaaaagcagAATTAGACAGAGAAGTTCAATAAGAAAGACAAGACCAGAACAAAAGTGGAACGAAAAACCAAACCTTTTGTCGTTCGAGGTAATCTTGCAGAAGGCTTTCATGTCTGAACTTCATCCTAGTTTCCTCATCAGTAGGCTGAGACTGCTTGGAATTGCCAGCAGCCcttttcatcttcctctt of the Pyrus communis chromosome 1, drPyrComm1.1, whole genome shotgun sequence genome contains:
- the LOC137715390 gene encoding uncharacterized protein, whose product is MKRAAGNSKQSQPTDEETRMKFRHESLLQDYLERQKEFVSKKKKLQAAKQKRDILLAETRFLRRRHSYLLKIKSAETEREARHQNSDVQPKKLAKKRRKDANEAVLNRPSHVSPEEEGTHCFGARKSREEA